One segment of Nocardia farcinica DNA contains the following:
- the lysS gene encoding lysine--tRNA ligase: MRIRREKRERLLEAGTEAYPVVVPRTHSLAEIRAAHPDLAPDTQTGQQVGVAGRVIFLRNTGKLCFATLQEGDGTKLQAMISLNGVGADALAAWKADVDLGDFVFVHGEVIASRTGELSVMADSWSMAAKSLRPLPVAHKEMNEESRVRQRYVDLIVRPEARQMARTRVAVVRALRNALERRGFLEVETPMLQTLHGGAAARPFVTHSNALDMDLYLRIAPELFLKRCVVGGLEKVFEINRNFRNEGADSTHSPEFAMLETYEAYGTYDDSATMIRELIQEVAQEALGTQVVTLADGTEYDLRGEWATVEMYPSLSDALGEPVTPETTVEELRAIAARVGLEIPEEKGYGHGKLVEELWEHQYGDKLYAPTFVRDFPVETSPLTRQHRSKPGVTEKWDLYVRGFELATGYSELVDPVIQRERFVDQARLAAQGDDEAMVLDEDFLAAMEHGMPPTTGTGMGIDRLLMALTGLGIRETILFPIVRPVAR; encoded by the coding sequence ATGCGGATTCGCCGGGAGAAGCGCGAGCGGTTGCTCGAGGCGGGGACCGAGGCCTACCCGGTGGTCGTGCCGCGCACGCACAGCCTGGCCGAGATCCGCGCCGCCCACCCGGACCTGGCGCCGGACACGCAGACCGGTCAGCAGGTCGGCGTCGCGGGCCGCGTCATCTTCCTGCGCAACACCGGCAAACTGTGCTTTGCCACCCTGCAGGAGGGTGACGGCACCAAGCTGCAGGCGATGATCAGCCTCAACGGGGTCGGCGCGGACGCGCTGGCCGCCTGGAAAGCCGATGTCGACCTGGGCGACTTCGTGTTCGTGCACGGCGAGGTGATCGCTTCGCGCACCGGCGAATTGAGCGTTATGGCCGATTCCTGGTCGATGGCGGCGAAATCGCTGCGGCCGTTGCCGGTGGCGCACAAGGAGATGAACGAGGAGTCCCGGGTCCGTCAGCGCTACGTGGACCTCATCGTGCGCCCGGAGGCCAGGCAGATGGCCAGGACCCGGGTGGCCGTCGTGCGTGCCCTGCGCAACGCGCTGGAGCGCCGCGGATTCCTCGAGGTCGAGACGCCGATGCTGCAGACGCTGCACGGTGGTGCGGCCGCGCGCCCGTTCGTCACCCATTCCAACGCCCTCGACATGGACCTCTACCTGCGCATCGCGCCGGAGTTGTTCCTGAAGCGCTGTGTGGTGGGCGGACTGGAGAAGGTCTTCGAGATCAACCGGAACTTCCGCAACGAGGGTGCCGACTCCACCCATTCGCCGGAGTTCGCGATGCTGGAAACCTATGAGGCGTACGGCACCTACGACGACTCCGCCACGATGATCCGGGAATTGATCCAGGAGGTGGCACAGGAGGCTTTGGGCACCCAGGTGGTGACCCTGGCCGACGGCACCGAATACGATCTTCGCGGCGAGTGGGCGACCGTGGAGATGTATCCGTCGCTGTCGGACGCCCTCGGCGAGCCGGTGACTCCGGAAACCACGGTCGAGGAATTGCGTGCCATCGCAGCGCGTGTCGGGCTGGAAATTCCGGAGGAGAAGGGGTACGGCCACGGCAAACTGGTCGAAGAACTCTGGGAACACCAGTACGGCGACAAGCTGTATGCCCCGACTTTCGTTCGCGACTTCCCGGTGGAGACCTCTCCGCTCACCCGGCAACATCGCAGCAAGCCCGGCGTGACCGAGAAGTGGGATCTGTATGTGCGCGGCTTCGAGCTGGCCACCGGTTATTCCGAACTGGTCGACCCGGTGATCCAGCGCGAGCGGTTCGTCGATCAGGCCAGACTCGCGGCCCAGGGTGACGACGAGGCAATGGTCCTGGACGAGGACTTCCTCGCCGCGATGGAGCACGGCATGCCGCCGACCACCGGAACCGGTATGGGAATCGATCGCTTGTTGATGGCGCTCACCGGTTTGGGAATCCGGGAAACGATACTGTTCCCAATTGTGCGTCCGGTCGCTCGCTGA
- a CDS encoding rhodanese-like domain-containing protein, which produces MTIDRMLELARAGLRRIYAWELPEALARGALLVDIRPQAQRDREGTLPGALVIERNVLEWRLDPSSSARLALATDHDVEWIVVCSEGYTSSLAAASLQQLGLHRATDLVGGYQALKAAGLLTVASRTPHFAREVASLAAL; this is translated from the coding sequence CTGACCATCGACCGGATGCTCGAGCTGGCCCGTGCCGGCCTGCGCCGGATCTACGCCTGGGAACTGCCCGAGGCCCTCGCCCGCGGCGCCCTGCTGGTCGACATCCGTCCGCAGGCCCAGCGCGACCGGGAGGGCACGTTGCCCGGCGCCCTGGTGATCGAGCGCAATGTGCTCGAATGGCGGCTCGATCCGAGCAGTTCCGCGCGGCTGGCACTGGCCACCGATCACGATGTGGAGTGGATCGTGGTCTGCTCGGAGGGCTACACCTCCAGCCTGGCCGCGGCCTCGCTGCAGCAGCTCGGCCTGCACCGGGCCACCGATCTGGTCGGGGGTTACCAGGCGCTGAAGGCCGCCGGACTGCTCACCGTCGCCAGCCGGACCCCGCACTTCGCCCGGGAAGTGGCCTCGCTCGCCGCCCTGTAA
- a CDS encoding cysteine dioxygenase gives MRSSVLSLAGIPATTTAPRAARRTPVLTPDDARLERAVAPALPTRLRPADLLRLTDEGAEDVLDGRYDHLLPAGGAWPTEERWATRLRADDEVDVWLISWTPAKTTELHDHAGSLGALTVLSGALSELRWTGTELRARTLSAGDQAAFPIGWVHEVMRAPAAIEPVTAEPTLSVHAYSPPLTAMSYYEITGQGTLRRTRTVLTDEPEGDI, from the coding sequence ATGCGTTCCTCTGTTCTCTCCCTTGCCGGTATTCCGGCGACCACCACCGCTCCGCGTGCCGCTCGCCGTACGCCGGTGCTCACCCCCGACGACGCGCGTCTCGAGCGTGCGGTCGCGCCCGCGTTGCCGACCCGGTTGCGCCCGGCCGACCTGCTGCGCCTGACCGACGAAGGCGCCGAGGACGTACTCGACGGCCGCTACGACCATCTGCTGCCCGCGGGCGGCGCGTGGCCGACCGAAGAGCGGTGGGCCACCCGGTTGCGTGCCGACGACGAGGTCGACGTCTGGCTGATCAGCTGGACCCCGGCCAAGACCACCGAACTGCACGACCACGCCGGATCGCTCGGCGCGCTGACCGTGCTCAGCGGCGCCCTCTCCGAATTACGGTGGACCGGAACGGAATTGCGCGCCCGCACGCTGTCGGCGGGCGATCAGGCCGCGTTCCCGATCGGCTGGGTGCACGAGGTGATGCGCGCCCCCGCCGCGATCGAGCCGGTCACCGCCGAACCCACCCTCAGCGTGCACGCCTATTCACCCCCGTTGACCGCCATGTCGTACTACGAGATCACCGGTCAGGGCACGCTGCGCCGCACCCGCACCGTTCTCACCGACGAGCCCGAAGGTGACATCTGA
- a CDS encoding type III pantothenate kinase produces the protein MLLTIDVRNTSIELGLFAGSGTHARLERHWRIHTNPLLTADELAMQLRGLIGGPLEQVIGVAALSTVPPVLRELRTMLERYWSHVPHVVVEPGVRTGIPLLVDNPKEIGADRIVNALAAHQRFGGPAIVVDFGTATTVDLVSAKGEFLGGVIAPGVAISGEALIEKAGLRRVELARPRSVVGKNTVEAIQSGAVFGFAGLVDGLIDRIRDEFDAFAGDDVTVVATGISAPLIVPESETIDQHEPHLTLTGLLRVYERNQQRRRT, from the coding sequence ATGCTGCTGACCATCGACGTCCGCAACACCAGCATCGAGCTGGGCCTGTTCGCGGGCAGCGGAACCCACGCGCGTCTCGAGCGGCACTGGCGGATCCACACCAATCCGCTGCTCACGGCCGACGAGCTGGCCATGCAGTTGCGCGGCCTGATCGGCGGGCCGCTCGAGCAGGTGATCGGGGTCGCGGCGCTGTCGACGGTGCCGCCGGTGCTGCGTGAGCTGCGCACCATGCTGGAGCGGTACTGGTCGCACGTGCCGCACGTGGTGGTGGAACCCGGTGTGCGGACGGGCATTCCGTTGCTGGTCGACAATCCCAAGGAGATCGGCGCCGACCGCATCGTCAACGCGCTTGCGGCGCATCAGCGGTTCGGCGGTCCGGCGATCGTGGTCGACTTCGGCACCGCCACCACCGTCGACCTGGTCTCGGCGAAGGGCGAGTTCCTCGGCGGTGTGATCGCCCCCGGCGTGGCGATCTCCGGTGAGGCGCTGATCGAGAAGGCGGGCCTGCGCCGGGTGGAGTTGGCCCGCCCGCGTTCGGTGGTGGGCAAGAACACCGTCGAGGCGATCCAGTCCGGTGCGGTGTTCGGCTTCGCGGGCCTGGTGGACGGGCTGATCGATCGCATCCGCGACGAATTCGACGCCTTCGCGGGCGACGACGTCACCGTGGTGGCCACCGGCATCAGCGCACCGCTGATCGTGCCCGAATCCGAGACGATCGACCAGCACGAACCGCATCTCACGCTGACCGGCCTGCTGCGCGTCTACGAACGCAACCAGCAGCGCCGCCGCACCTGA